In Lactuca sativa cultivar Salinas chromosome 5, Lsat_Salinas_v11, whole genome shotgun sequence, the DNA window aatccttaggaataaatattgaGGAATAGATTATTCTTAGGGAAGatacttaaaaataaataatataatgaggatgggtaattgtgttaattgtttgatgatgaaacataataactttattattatgggttgaaaaccctatgtactcaccaggtttcccaacctgactcactcagtttatttgtatcacaggtattgatacaaagacacattacactgaaatattaaaggagatgtaaatcattagtgcaaataaatgtaaggtctgtttatgcttatatttttgtattgacgatgacatcccaatgttttaatataaataaaatacattttttcggaaatgctttgataatattattatcatgtttttctgagaacaaattccacaacaacATATATCTTCAAAATGGATACTCTggttttttaaataagcataaataaaatttttaaaatgaccgtgaatttggggatgccACACTTAacttctaagtttaagtctataaatctAGCAAAAtctctagttcgcttaaactaatgcttcgTTTTCAACTGTGACATGCCCATATTTTCataaccaattaaaactttttctttaCGCTTTAAGTTAATGTGATTTGAAAAATCTCAATTTAATTAAGCAAGTGAGATAACATAAgttatttcattttattaaaatacCATAGCTTTCACCATTAATATCCAAACATAGGTTACAGCGTAAAAATTAAAAGATCCTGAAATACTAATATAGGCTCATCTCTTATTTCACTCAGCATCCTAACTAGATTCCAGCAGCCTTAGTTCCACTACCTGTGATGCATATAAATTGAGTAGGTCAGgtttgggaaacctagtgagatgCATAGGTTTTTAAGCCCATAATATTTTAATGATAATAAATCATAATGAAATTTATGAAACAAACATTATAGGTGTATATAATCTGATGTAAAGCAAACTACCCTTCCCAACTAGctctcacaaaccctaattcgacGGTCATCCAGAAGAATCACCTTACCTGATGAATCGTCTGAGTAACTATTTGACTACACAGCTAGGGGAGTCCTTGGATAGTAAGGCAACCATTGTACAGACTATTTGATAAATATGGTATCCCGTTTTATCTACATATGTGGGTTATAAGTCCACACTAGCAACGTAACTCACTAGACCGCCTAGAATAGTCAAGTGTTGTCATCTACTCTTGTCGTTGACCCAGACATACCTACCAGTTGTCTGATCCAGACCTACCATTTCTGGTCATCCAAAAAGTGGAGGGATACTACACTCTGCCCCATAATGAGACATATCATATATTCAACTTATTTGGAACTAAGCACCCTTTACAAGTCTATAACTAACCCAAACTATAACTAGGGGCAAATCTGATTTCCAACACAGTTCTTAATAAGCAATACTATTATAGTATAGAAATAACACAGAGTATAATTAATACAGTTAGCATTcaataaatacttttattaaattatgcttttgaaagtaactacgcactcacctGACAAAAGTATGTGATTTGAGGTTAGGGCAACGCTTCGCGTTAACACTTAATCCTTTCTAAAAGACCTAGATGTATATAGCACTAAGTCTTAATCCATTTTCATATTCCTTATGACTATAATAATGATAGTCAAGATTCCTTAATAatctcaatgtctacatcaagatctatcaaataaggaataaCCAGGTATGATTATATCGGAGGTAGAGTCTGTTTGGTATACtgagtatactatttggaaatctcactttaaacacctcactaaatccagcctagacatcactcccgtaagtagatcaatcagtataatgacttggaatcactgataaatcttatttacaggttcataataacgactatgactataaatataagttacacttaaagcataatAAGTGCAGCTTAACTTATAGAGTTTTCTAACGAGAACCAATAATTACACCGGCAGAACTCTGACCCGGGAACTTCtattttatatgaaattatattatgatTAATGTTTCTGTctaaattattttgtattttaatgaGAATAGGATAATTAGGTCACTTTTAAATAGTGTGTtgcaatatataaaaaaaagtaacATTGTGTGAATTAACgaatatgtttgatatgtattgtATTTCATTGTAATTATATTTGGGAAATATTACAAAAAAAGGCATacacacaaaaaaatatatatattaatgtttgAAGATGTTTCAAAAAAGATGCATttgaaataaaaagtgtttttttAGAGTGGAAAATGTTTGAGGACGTTAGAAAACTCTAGTCCACATCTCCGACAGGAAAAGGACGCACGGACCTTCTTAAGTTTGCagtcttctaaaaaacaaacaatataCGAAGGTTAGTGTATGTGAGTGGTCTGTGCAGTGCAAACAACAGATGTCAAGAAGATatgcaaataaaaaaaaacaaacacctcCTAATTGTTAAACCTAACTAGAGACATGGATGTGGTTGGAATTCTAATACCTCAACCACATAATTTTAAAAAAGATTACTCCTTCCCTATCATCACTTCCATTATTCCATCATACACCAAAGCAAACACATAAACAAGCATACAAAAACCAACTCCATCCATAATAGCTTTCTCTTCAGATTTGTAGACTTAACATAATGTTCATCCTTGTGTTGTGCAAGGATACGTCCAATGTTCTAATGTCACCACTTTCTTGTTACCAGTGACCTTAACATTCCTCTTTCTTGATTAGCTCCTACTTCAAATAGAACTTTTTCGTATAGTAACCTTCCTCCATCCTGTCGTCCTTCCATGGAATGTAGCGAGAATACTTTTTGTTTGTCTGATCAACAAGAATATTGTGCAAGCAAAAAATTTAGGTTTTGCAAAAAGTAAAATTTGTAACCTTTCTTCAAGAAAAAACATGTTGGGTTGAGGTGAGTCTACAACATTTGCTTTGGCACCAAGAACTCCTAATTGTAGCTTTTGACATTGTCGTTGTAATCGATCCTTGAGAGTTATTGAGCTGAATGGTACAAAGAAGACGAAGACATTCAGATTTCTTTGTAGCTAGAGTTAGGGTTATCAGGGGATACCAAGTAATTAAGGAAATGGGGAAGAAATAGGGGATACCAAGTAATTAAGGAAATGGGGAAGAAATAGTTGTACCAATTTAGAGTGATTTCACGTTTCACACACGTGAACTTTATTATTCATGGCAGCAATGCCACATAACCTTGGTAACATACAAATTGGCTTTCGTTGGGTTCGATCTTAGGGATGAGCATACGGATCGAGAAACCGGTATAAAAactggaaccggtcgggccgggaccggaACGATATTCTTGTAGATTTTTGGAACCAGGAACCGGTAGAATCGGCAAAAACCAGAaccgtatgttgctatttctcgaGGGTCGGTTCCAACATTTAAAGAGACGACAAGAACCAGTAGAACTGGAACCGATAGAACCAACGGTCCGATTCGGTTTCTGTTTTCCACCAAGTTCGGTTCCCGGGCCGGTTCTAACCAGGTCGGTTCCATTGCTCATCCCTATTTGATCCCCGTTTGATAGCTAATTGTCAAATTTAATGGTctaatacaaaaataaataaataaaaacagtcACCAAATTGGACCAAACTTGAAACTTTATTGTGTTACGATGACATTTTCCCTTTAAGATTTAAAATAAACTTGTATCCACATTAGTATGTAAAATgggataaatacataaacaataACCTTTAAATTTTATCCTAAAATAGAACCAAAATGCAAATAAACAAAATATCAACATGTCATAATCATATCTATCATATATGATTTGGTCTGACTACGACCGAATCAAACACGTCTGGTCTAATCCAAGAATAATTAGTCTAACAGAATAAAATATAGAAATGCAAAATTTCaattaattattataaattaacaaagtgataaataaatattttataaactacAAGTAGCCGGAAgataaattatatgtttatttcttACTAAGTGTCAAGTAATTCTGATAATAAAACGTACAGCCGGAAAACAAAACTGGAACAAGTCGAGTCAAAAACTAGTATTTTTGATATCCATCAGTAAAAGCAGCACATTCCCACGAATGTATAGTATCACTTGCTATAAAGAATTTAGGCCATGTTACAATAACCCATAATCCTAAtacttgttaaaaaaaaaaaagagtaaacaGAAGACCATATATGTATTAGTTAAGAATTAGGAAATGAATGGGTggtatagtttttattttttgaacttcttttttggttttaaatttgtCATATTTCAGATTTATATTGACTCCATCGATACATTTCATCTTCACTGTCATGAGACTTTGTAGGACTCCCAACATCACCTTCCATTTCTTCATCTTTCTTTTCTGGCTCCACACTTTTTGTTGTTTCCTCAGCCtcctgtaaaaaaataaaaaaccaacATGTTACAAGTTAcaactaattaaaaaaatcatgAAAACTAAAATAGGTCTTACATTAATGTCAGCAGCCACGTCATCCTCTCCTGTCAGGTTCATGGGGTCATCATTTTCGGAATCTTCCCCTTGAGCTTCTTTTAGCCGTTGGATTACTACCTCAAAATGAGAATTACCtaaagaaaaaaattatatacaaataaaaataataagaaaacattACATAACACAAAGGATCATGAAAAgatttttaaagtaaaatacatgaaTTGTTGTTACCTTTAAAACGAGTGGTTAGGGCATGATTAAGCCTTAAAGGCTGTTGTTTCTCTTCTTTTTTGTACTTTGATTTTATCTGCTGACGTGTCCTCCCAGGAAAACACTCTTTTATCATCGATAAATCTGTCCCAAATTGTTGAACAGCCtgcacttttaaaaaaaaaaaaaaaaaaaaaaaaaaaaaaaacttaattaattatttcatttataataataaaaatagtaaataGACAGACATTACCTCGTAGAAGAGCTCAGTATCTTGTTTTGACCATTTCATTCTTGGTGTTATTTTCATGTGAGTCCGATAATTATAATAAGTAGCATTTTCTGCTTCCATTAAATAATCATCATCTCTCCCTTCCCCAAAACCCTCatcttcataatcaaaattgttGGAGAAACTCCCACCACTGAAAACACATGTAATACCCTTCTTTTAAATACCAAAACATGAATTTTAAAAGAAATATTTGTGATTGCAAATTGCATTCAATACCTTTGGTTCAAGGCAGGTGTTCCTGTTCCTGATGTAGATGCTGCTTCCTTTTTCtgtgtaataaaaaataaaataaaataaagaccaaAGAGACAGAGATAAGAAGAGATAATTAACATTCGATAAAATAATCAAAAACATACAGCTATTCGCTCCCTATGTTCTGCAAGCCTGATTAATTCTTTCATGGGGATTTCATTCTTATTAAGGTCTTCTTCAGGAATTATAAGCAATTGTGGGTCCACTGTGAGAGAACAAaatggtcaaacttggtcaaagatgTACACTTGTAGCATTTACAACTTACAACTTAACTTAAAGTTACCTTGTCTTTTATTTCTTCTTCGTGTGCTGTGAGGGAATTTCtttttgactttagttgactcaGCAGGTGCTTCACTGTTGGCCTTTTTACGTTTTCTAACAGGTTTTTCCTTCTCTTTGACCGCTTTCTTTGACTTTTTTCCCTTTCTTTCACTTACAGATTCACTTTCTTCTGGTCTGTAATCATCAATATTGTTGTCATCTTCATTCCCATGTATGACATCATCAGCAACTCcctcatcctcaaactcatctaCAAGTGCAAGTGTTTTCTTTGACTGCTTTCTTAACCTCTCTGAAGATCTAGAAGCTTCATTTTCAAGAGATTGTCCTTTTCCCTTGTTCAAAGCCTCCGGAATGGCATCCGGATGCTCTGATGGAACCACGGAATCCATTTGAGACATTTCCGTGAAAGTTGTtggttcttgttcttcatttaaaTGGAAATCGGATAATGACTCCGGCGGAATGGAATCAGTGATTCCGATTGACGGTGAGCCAAAAAGTTCTTCTGGTGTAAATGTCGGAACAGGGGCGTTGTCCATGTAATCGATTTGAGAAGAAACGGAATGAATACTTTCCACTTTCCGAGTTTGTGCATTAGGTTTTGGCTTGAATTTGCAAACTTTTGGTCCTATATTAGCAACTCAATATCAATATTAACAAAGATTACTTATTATACATAAATCTGATATTTTGGACATACCTGCACAAATTCTTGACTCAGACAATATGTCAAGAGGTTCCCAGAAAAGGGCATTTTCGGCACCCTAAATTCAGAAACACTCCAAAAGTTATCAATCTGTAGCAAAGTTTGTAACTAAAATGAGAGATAAAAAACTGAATCACTGGTATCTTCAGTCTTCACCTTTGATACAGATGATAAACTTTCTATCTGAAAATCTTCATTGTCGTTAAAAATAGAAGCTTCCTCCCCTGTTAAAGGATCTATCTGTGCAAGACTTTCTAAATTTGTGCAAGCATCAACAGTATTGCTCAAGCCTTCAATGGGCCCCTTCTCTATGTTCTCATCCATGGAAACATGAATGGCTGTTGGTGTCTCTGAGACAGGTGGCGAATTCACTACATTGTAATTAGATTCCAGACATAAGTGTTTCAATTTATGTTCACAAGTTTAATAAATTCTCTAGATTTAAAAGAAGTATTGCTACTTACTATGCTCTTAACTGACCTGTTACTGTTGTAGATTGAGGAAGTAAGTCATTCAGTGATTCCAATGTTGGAAATGGTTCAGCATTCTGTTTGCAACCATAGACAAAATTAGACAACAGGGGTAATTCCATAATTGTAAACATGAAAGGTTAAGATAAAAAGATAACACACCTCTTCATGTGGTTTTTCAAATGAGGATTGCCAATTATCATTGATATTTCCAGAAACTTGGTTGACATCAAAAGGTTGTTGTTCTTCTTCAGTTCTTGCTATAATCTCATTATCTGCAGTAGCAGCAGCCTCAACAGGCTGTGTTGGAGGGGTAGGGGTGGATTTTGGTTCGGGTTGGGTTTTaggtttgggtttgggtttgggtttgggtttgggtttaaGCTTTGTACTTGCATTTACTGCAAGAATATAATCAATAATAAACACAATTGAAGCATCAAGAAAAGTAAAAGAGTCTCTGAAACAtaacaaaaataatatattattaccATTGTTTGCAGCATCGGTTGAAGTCAAATCATCAAAATCAATGTCCATGGTGAACTGGTAGAAGAATATCTGAAATttgaaaaaattaatattttagtaGACTTGAATAACATGGTAATTTCAAATGCTTGTTGAGAGTGTTAGAATCAGGGATTAATCTGCTTTTTTTAAAAGGGAGTTAAACATCTAATTTTTGTATCTTATTCAGAAAACTAATGAGTGATAAGATAACAGGTTGAGGAccgaatgattatatgatatttgtTAAACTTCTTAATACAAATCCAATATCAAACTCGACCCTACAAATATATGCATGAATTCCCACCATTTTTCATCAGGACAAAATTTGATTTTAAGTTCTACCAAAAGATCATTGACATTCCAATTACCTAAAATGATTGATGAAACTAAAAATCACCAACAGTTAGCAATGTACAGATACAACAAAGCTATGAAACCACTGACATGGATCGACTTGGGACATATTCTTACTTTGGAAAACAATTTTAGGATTTTGTAACTGTGTCTTTAGGGCATGGATGCATCAAATCAAAGGTCTTAAAAGTATGAAATTTGATTATGGGCTCATCTTTAAAGCATCAAATTAAGGAAGTTTTACTACAAAACTATGAGATCTCTATTCATGGTCTTCATATCCACCATCTATAATAAGAAAGGACGCTACTAAGATTGGGAAAATGATTCAAGGAAAGCAATTGCAGCAACTTACTAAACTTGATAAGCAACAATCATATATTTTAAACCTAAGTCAGGATCGAATTAACAATCAAGAAGCATGAAAAAAAAAGTATGTACATAAACCCTTAACAGATTACAAAATCCCAAGATAACCAATAGAGAATCAGAGGGAGGGTCAGATAAACCATTTCTCTCAATCTAAAAGCCTAGAATCCTCATCAATTAGAAAATTACTCACAAAACACCTAGAACTTGAAACATCGAATGCTGGCATTGAACATAGCTCAAGCAATCAATAAAACACAACCAAAAACCCCACTTGCGGAAAGTCTTGAAAACGGTTATTCTGAAGTTATTTGACATGGGTTTTGCTTTATTAGAGATACCAAGTTGAATGAAGTAATTAGGGGGGAAGAAAAAGAGGTAATTTGAAGTTGCAAGGAAACTAAATCTTACAGAATTGAGTTTCTACCACAGAAAATGACAAAATGCaacagaagaagaagaggaaaaagAGGTAACTTGAAGTTGTAGCAAAAACTCATTACCAGGGTTAAAAGTTGAAACAAACTTAAAGAAATTAGAGAAGTAGGGAAAGAGAGATACGTAGATTGAGATTATGAAAGACTGTGAGACTCGCTGTCGATGGCTCAATGCGTGAGCGCGATGTGGCGTCGTGAACGGTTGCCAAATCCAATCGTTTTCCACGAATCCTGGTCTTCTACGGCCTTTTACGCCTCCGTTActttatcatcatcttattttACCGCCTTCTCAGTTATACCATTGCTGCTGTATCTGTAATTGTAATGTATGCCCCTAAATTTAAATAATATCACAAGTCACAACTGGAAATTGGGCTGGGCTGGGCCGGCCCTGATTACTCCTTTTTCCGTTTGGGTTTCAAAACCGAAATCGACAGAGGTAAGAGGTGAATAACAAAAATTTATTGTGTTGTGTGCTATTGAAATCTATTTGGGTTTCAAAAACCGATTTCTTATATCATTGACAAATTCACCAATGGAAAGCAGAAACACTCCAAGAACCCAAATTTGTAATCCCTTATATGAAACTATGAATTCCATGAGACCAAACTATCCATAGAGATCCATAAAGATAAATAAATGAAGTGGGTACATCCGTACATGTGCATCCATCAAATTCAAACCTGTGATTAATTCAATCAGTTTTGATGAATCTGTGTGTTCTTTCTCATCAATAAACTCAACGCAGTATGAAACTATCACTTGTGACTAATTTCTGTCATGGGTCTTCATCAATGCCTCCTGTTGATTACCGACGCCACAAAAATCTGTATGATGGCGGCTAAACCTGCGAATATGAATCAGAAATAATTAGATGTGCACTATCTAGTTCAACCATATCTAGTATATTCAATCATATCTCTTCCCTCTAAAAGGAGACGAGCGAGATGAAGATACATAGAAAAAAGAGAAGCTCACCGGGGGATGGAATTAGAAACCGATGAGAGTGACGGCAGCAGCAGGTGCAAACGGTTCATACAACCTGCGATGGAGTGATTCGGTGAGGGAGAGAGGAAGGAAGGAGACGCGTGACGGAAATCAGGGAGAAATCGCGTGAACCAAATGTATTTTAAATAAAGCTTTTTACAACACAAGGATCTGGTTGGTTAAAAACTCGTAAGACCTAGGATTTTGTCGATTtatgatataaataaaaatagatataaaaaATATTCTCttgattttttgaaaaaataaaaaaggtaaCCCGAACAGAGTCCAGACGAGAGAGCAAGAAGATACTGAAACCGTCACCGGCAAAAATGGTCCCTCGACTAGTAGTTAATATACATGTTTTGCCCTATAACAAAAACATTTGAATTCATGGTTCTTGTTGGTAAAAAAAAAGTTGTTACAAAATTTGTATTTGGTTGTTCGTTTGTTGTGGGACACCTAAAGAAATTCAAACTTCCACAAGTAACAAGTCACATTCCATTGTTACACACAGCAAATCGATTTGTTTTCCTGTCCGAGATGAAGTGAATTACTAATGTTTCTATGTTTATAGAGTACACTAATTTTTCGTACttaaaattcataaattgttTGTATTTTGTTTCCACTCATCTTTAAGTGGTCACATTATGTGCAACTAATATCAACATACCTTCATTTATAAAGTGCAAGTAATAGTATTTGTTTTAAATCACAATTTGTGTTCCTAATAAGCTTGCATGGTTTTAAACCCTGATGTAGGACATTTAAAGAATGTACATCTAACTATAAAAACCTAAATAAAAGAGGAACCAAACATTCGTCTCACAAAAAGTAGAATTTGGAACTTCACTATTCATGATTTATTGTCTTTAAGAATAGGAGGTGTTTGGCTTAACTTTTCACAAcccaaaagttttttttgaaaaagttacataaagtcaggatttcctgactttttCAAAAAGTTCTTTTTCCTTATATAAAAACTCCAAAAGTAGTTTTTAAAACTAGTTTTGCCAAACATATTTtgctttttttttcaaataagacTTTTAGGCTataaaaagctaagccaaacaccccctaggAAAAATAATACAAGTGGATTTAACCAAATTTAGACATCCCATGTCACCTAAAAATTTCAATTGATCATTTTTCAAGAATGTGAAAATGCcaagaattaaaaataataataataaattagtaTATATCTAACATTGAATTCAAGACCTTATTAGAAACGCCCTTATTAATCAAATGTTTTAGTCCCAACTTGTTaaccattttattatttattaagttgttttaaaattttggtCCAAGCCCTATATGGATATAACCCGTTATGAAGGCCCAGTTATAGACACTCTTAGGCTTGATACATCACTTATCGACTTTCTCGATcatggcccattaaggcccaagaccggttacaaaatgaagaaatAGGCCCAGGATTGGTAATAAGTCAATGGAGCAAAGTAATGTTTACACTTTGACAAAAGGACTCCAATTTTTTCAGCATTACAGATACTACGTTGTTTGGATTTCATACTTCAACAGAGACATTGAACTTTGTAAAATCACATCTCAAGCATCATCACTATCTCCAGCTTGATTCACTCTTGTAATGTAAACCTTCATTCAAACACAGAAAAGAAGATGAGTAAGTTTAAAAAAACAAGGTTGAACTAAATAACTAGATATGTTTGGTTGTATGGAATGGAATAGAGATGAAGAAAATAACCTTAAAAACTGTGGGTTTTATGAGTTGGAAAATTAATGCATCACCATCAACTAGTTTATGATCTTCAGCAAACGCTTTCCATCCTCCACTAAGTCCTGTTTTCCTGGGGAGGTACTTTGTTGGCCACTCATCTCCATTTTCATCAACCAATGTCATTATTTCATCACGTTTAGGAAGGTAGCTTTTGCAGAAATACACAGGAAGACCCTAATTACAATTCATAATAACATGTTAAAtacagattttttttttttttaaaatgttatttcatGTGAAATGTGAATCAGGTACATTCAGTTGGTGCCCAATTCACATTGGGATTGAAACTCTCTGTTAAATGGGAAATTGGGTATAATAATCTCTTTAAAACTTACCAGCCAAAACCCACCCGAAACATGGGATATAAGCATTGGTTTCAAGAAGCTAGGAAAATCAGGCTGCAATTTGGAGTGTAGTTCTTCTGCTCTTTCAGAAGCATACTCTCTATCTTCATCAGATGCGTAGATTCGATTTGATAAATCCCTTACTTTCA includes these proteins:
- the LOC111877729 gene encoding uncharacterized protein LOC111877729 isoform X2 produces the protein MDIDFDDLTSTDAANNVNASTKLKPKPKPKPKPKPKTQPEPKSTPTPPTQPVEAAATADNEIIARTEEEQQPFDVNQVSGNINDNWQSSFEKPHEENAEPFPTLESLNDLLPQSTTVTVNSPPVSETPTAIHVSMDENIEKGPIEGLSNTVDACTNLESLAQIDPLTGEEASIFNDNEDFQIESLSSVSKGAENALFWEPLDILSESRICAGPKVCKFKPKPNAQTRKVESIHSVSSQIDYMDNAPVPTFTPEELFGSPSIGITDSIPPESLSDFHLNEEQEPTTFTEMSQMDSVVPSEHPDAIPEALNKGKGQSLENEASRSSERLRKQSKKTLALVDEFEDEGVADDVIHGNEDDNNIDDYRPEESESVSERKGKKSKKAVKEKEKPVRKRKKANSEAPAESTKVKKKFPHSTRRRNKRQVDPQLLIIPEEDLNKNEIPMKELIRLAEHRERIAKKEAASTSGTGTPALNQSGGSFSNNFDYEDEGFGEGRDDDYLMEAENATYYNYRTHMKITPRMKWSKQDTELFYEAVQQFGTDLSMIKECFPGRTRQQIKSKYKKEEKQQPLRLNHALTTRFKGNSHFEVVIQRLKEAQGEDSENDDPMNLTGEDDVAADINEAEETTKSVEPEKKDEEMEGDVGSPTKSHDSEDEMYRWSQYKSEI
- the LOC111877729 gene encoding uncharacterized protein LOC111877729 isoform X1; amino-acid sequence: MPAFDVSSSRCFIFFYQFTMDIDFDDLTSTDAANNVNASTKLKPKPKPKPKPKPKTQPEPKSTPTPPTQPVEAAATADNEIIARTEEEQQPFDVNQVSGNINDNWQSSFEKPHEENAEPFPTLESLNDLLPQSTTVTVNSPPVSETPTAIHVSMDENIEKGPIEGLSNTVDACTNLESLAQIDPLTGEEASIFNDNEDFQIESLSSVSKGAENALFWEPLDILSESRICAGPKVCKFKPKPNAQTRKVESIHSVSSQIDYMDNAPVPTFTPEELFGSPSIGITDSIPPESLSDFHLNEEQEPTTFTEMSQMDSVVPSEHPDAIPEALNKGKGQSLENEASRSSERLRKQSKKTLALVDEFEDEGVADDVIHGNEDDNNIDDYRPEESESVSERKGKKSKKAVKEKEKPVRKRKKANSEAPAESTKVKKKFPHSTRRRNKRQVDPQLLIIPEEDLNKNEIPMKELIRLAEHRERIAKKEAASTSGTGTPALNQSGGSFSNNFDYEDEGFGEGRDDDYLMEAENATYYNYRTHMKITPRMKWSKQDTELFYEAVQQFGTDLSMIKECFPGRTRQQIKSKYKKEEKQQPLRLNHALTTRFKGNSHFEVVIQRLKEAQGEDSENDDPMNLTGEDDVAADINEAEETTKSVEPEKKDEEMEGDVGSPTKSHDSEDEMYRWSQYKSEI
- the LOC111877757 gene encoding B3 domain-containing protein At3g19184 — translated: MVAPKKVNYEECRQKRLEENKKRMEELKLNALAQSLRIISTPKPSPMKKVNRTPRKPLDLSSVRRSNRVADKPPPSYKEILLEPLGMRRSYGMKVRDLSNRIYASDEDREYASERAEELHSKLQPDFPSFLKPMLISHVSGGFWLGLPVYFCKSYLPKRDEIMTLVDENGDEWPTKYLPRKTGLSGGWKAFAEDHKLVDGDALIFQLIKPTVFKVYITRVNQAGDSDDA